The Stenotrophomonas indicatrix DNA segment TTCAGGATGGCGGTGACATGCACCTTCACCGTGTTCTCGGCCAACCCCAGCTCATAGGCAATCTGCTTGTTGAGCAGCCCATCAGCCAGGCACAGCAGTACCCGGAACTGCTGCGGCGTCAGCTGCGCCAAACGGCTGGCCAGCAGCGCGTCGGCCTCGGAACGCTCAGCCGCCATCGCCGGGAACCACAGGCCACCATCAAGTACCGCCGCCACGGCTTCACCGATGGTTTCGGCAGGCGCGGACTTGGGAATGAAACCGGCGGCGCCGAATTGCTGCGCGCGACGGATCACCCGCGGATGATCGTTGGAGGACAGGATCACCACCGGGATGTCCGGGTGCGAACCGCGCACGTGCAGCAGCGCGGAGAAACCGTGTGCGCCAGGCATGGTCAGGTCCAGCAGCACCAGATCCACATCGGGCTGTGCGTCCAGCGCCGCAGCCAGTGCTTCGGCACTGGCGACCTCGCGCACCTGCGCCAGCGGCAGGCTCTGCCGCAATGACTGCACCACCGCCGAACGCAGCAGCGGATGGTCATCGGCGATCAGGATGGTGTATTCGCTCATGGGGCCATTGTACGTGCAGCAAACCGCATCCGCCGGGCGTGGCCCTGCGCTACCAGGGCATCAGCGCCCGGCCGGCTCCACGCTGCTGCGCCAGGCATCGAGGAACTGGCGGCGCTTGAGCGCATCCAGGTAGACCAGCAGGCCGGGGCCGAGCTGGATCGGGCGGCGGCTGCGGCCGGGCGCATCGTCGCCGCCTGCATCGCCGCGCACGATCGGCATCAGCCGCGCCTCGCGCGCGAGCACCTGCTGGCCGCGTGGCGACAGCAGGTAGTCGAGGAAGCGCCGCGCTTCCTGCGGGTGCGCTGCGGTGCGCGGAATCACCGCGGTACGCAGCACCACCAGCGTGTAGTCCTCCGGCTCGACGATGGCCAGCGGTGCGCCCGCATCGATACGCGCCTGCGCATACGAGCCCAGCACGTTGTAGACCAGCGACAACTGGCCGCTGGCCACCTGGTCCAGCAGCACGCCGGTGCGTTCCTCGCGCACCACCGCGTTGTCCCCCAGCGCGCCCAGCAGGGCACCGGCGATGCTGCCGCGCTGGGCATCCTGGGTCGCCAGCAGGTAACCCACGCTGCTGCGTTCGATGTCGTAGGTGCCGACCTTGCCGCGCAACGGCGTGCCTTCCGCACGCAGCAGGTCCAGCAGCTGTCGACGTGTGTGCGGCACTTTCGCGGCCGGCAGCCTGCGCGTGTTGTAGACCATCACCACCGGTTCGTAACTGATGCCGAACGCTTCGCCACGCCACTGCGCCCACGCCGGCAGCGCCTGGGTCTGCACCGAACGGTGCGGCAGCGCGCGGCCGTCGTTGACCAGCTTGGTCTGCAGGTCCATGCCGCTGGAGATCAGCAGATCCGGCGACGCAGGTCCGGCGCGGTCATGCAGGTAACGCGCGTACAGGTCCTGGGTGATGATGTCTTCGTACACCACCTCGCTGCCCGGATGCAGCCGCTGGTAGTCGGCGATGACCTCGGCGAAAACCTCGATATCGGTGGTGCCGTGGATGCGCAGCTGTGCAGTGGCGGTGCCCTGGGCGGGAAAGCGGCGCACATCGCCCGGTGCAGCGAGGGCCGGCACGGCCAGCAGCAGGGCAACAGTGGCGGCGAACAGGCGGATCATGTGCTGCTCCGGGGCAGGCGGATGGTGGCGACCAGGCCGCCCTGCGGTCGATTGCTGAGATCGATCTGGCCACCATGGCTGTCGACCACCCGCTTGACGATGGCCAGGCCAAGGCCCGCACCGCCGGAGGGCGCGCCCTCGCCCCGTGCGAAACGCTCGAACACGCGTTCAGCATCCGCGGCCGCGATGCCCGTACCGTGGTCGGCGATGGTCAGCACGGCATGCGCGCCCTCAGCGGTCAGCGCGATCTGCAAGGGACCATCGCCGCCGTACTTCAGCGCGTTGTCGACCAGATTCTTGATGGCCTCACGCAGCAGCAGCGCGTCACCGCGCACCTGCACCGGCTCGGCCGTCATCGCCAGCTGCACGCGCGGGGCGGGCCCGGCCTGCGGCAACGCTTCGTGCAGCGCCTGGTGCACGGTCTCGGCCAGGTCCACGGTGGCGAAGCGCTGCAGATGGGATCGATGGATCACGCTGGCATCGCTGAGCAGCTGGTTGAGCAGACGGCTCATGTGGGTGGCATTGCGCTCGATCGCCAGCAGGCTGCGCCGCATGTCCTGCGGATCGTCGTCATCCAGCGCCAGCTGCGCCTGCGCGCGCAGCGCGGCCAGCGGCGTGCGCATCTGGTGCGCGGCCTCGGCCATGAACGCACGCAGGGTTTCATTGCTGCTGGACAAGCGTTCCATGAAGCGGTTCAGCGCTGCCACCATCTGATCCATCTCACGTGGCACGCGCGCGTCCAACGGTTTCAGGTCGGACGGCTCGCGGCGCGACAGTTCACGCTCGACCCGCACCAGCGGCCGGAACGCGCGATGCACGCCGAACGCCACCAGTGCCAGCAGCAACCCCGACAACACGCCGATCGCCAGCAGCGCGCGGTTGACCAGTTCCTGCGCCACCGCTTCGCGCGCACGCCGGGTCTGCCCCACCTGCACCTGCACCTCGCCCTGCGCGGAGGCAGCGGCAAAGCTGCGGCCAACTACGACGAAACGCACGGTCTCGCCGCTGTAGGCCGCATCGAACAACTGCGGTTGCGTGCCCGGCCGGCGCGGCGACGCTGGCAGGTCGCCGTAGCCGGTGATCAGGTTGCCACGGCTGTCGGCGACCCGGTAGAACACGCGGTCTTCCGGCGCCATCGCCAGCAGGTCCAGCGCCGCATACGGAAGGTCCACCTGCCACTGGCCGTCCACCAAGGCCACCGAATCGGCGATCGACAGCGCAGAGGACACCAGCAGATGGTCGTAGGAACGATTGGCCGCGCGCTGGCCGTAGTCGCGTGCAGCAAACAACAGCGCCACCGCGAATACTGCCAGCAACGCGCCCAGGTACAGCAGCAGGGTGCGCCGCAGCGACCCAGGCGCGGCAGGCGCAGCGCGCGCGTCAGCCATCGGTGTCGCTGCTGCCATCGCTGGCTTCAAGCAGATAGCCGACGCCACGCACGGTGGTGATGCGCAGCGGCGCGCTTGCCAGCTTCCTGCGCAGGCGACCGATATACAGCTCGATGGCGTTCGGCCCCGCTTCGTCATCGAAGCCGAACAGGCCATTGCCGATCTCATCCTTGCCCACGACCTGGCCCATGCGGCCCACCAGGATCTCAAGCAAACGATATTCGCGGTTGGGCAGCTCGATCGGCTCGCCATCCAGGGTCACCCGGTGCGCAGCGTTGTCGAACTGGAAGCCGCCGATCTGCACCACTTCACTGGCCTGCCCACGTGCACGCCGCAGCAGCACCCGGCAGCGCGCTTCGAATTCACGGAAGTCGAAAGGTTTGCCCAGGTAGTCGTCAGCGCCGACATCGAGTGCCTGCACGCGATCTTCGATGCCATCGCGTGCGGTCAGCATCAGCACCGGGGTGCTGTCGCCGCGCTCACGCATGCCGGCCAGCACCCTCAGCCCATCCAGCTTGGGCAGGCCGATATCCAGCACCACCAGGTCGAAACTCTGGTAACGCAGCACGCTGGCAGCGGCCAGACCGTCGGCCTGCCAGTCCACCGCGTGACCACTGCGGCGCATGCGACGGATGATCGCATCGGCCAGGTCCGGGTTGTCTTCGACCAGCAGCAGGCGCATGGGCGGGGGCGTAAGAGGGGAAACGAATGCTACCGCATGGCGCAGGGTTCGCCCGCCGGTCATGGACCGGCGCTACCGGGGTACACCGCATGGGTAGCGCCGGGCCATGCCCGGCGGTCTTTTACGCTGCACCGCACAAACCGCTGACAGGACGATGACAGCTTGCGCGACACAGACTGCGGCCGCGCACCGTCCGGTGCCCACGATTGCCGCGCGCTTGGCGTGCACCTGGGAGGGTTTGTGGAATTGAGCATTGCCTGGCGGCGTCCTGCCGCCATGATGGCCCTGGCTGCGCTGGCCGCGCCGGCCTTCGCAGAGGACGAGCGTCCGGTGACCGCCACGGTCGGCGGGCGCCTGCACCTGGATTTCGCCACCTTCGACAACGACAACCGGGGCACACCGAACAAGGACGACACCGAGATCCGCCGCGCCTGGCTTGACGTTTCCGGCAAGTTCTTCGTTGTCGACTACAAGCTGGAAGCCGATTTCTCCGGCGACCGCGTCGAGGCCAAAGACGTCTACCTGAGCCGCAGCTTCGGCGATGCCGGCCGCCTCACCGTGGGCCAGTTCAAGCAGTATTTCTCGCTGGATGACCGCACCGGCTCCAACTACGGCAGCTTCCTGGAGCGCGGCAACGCCGGCACCACGCTGGCGCCGCTGTACCGGTTGGGCGCCTCGTGGCAGGCCAATCCGGGCGATTTCACCTGGGCGGCCAGCGTGTACAGCCTGGAGAGCATCGATGCCTGGCAGGTCAAGGGCCGCGCCGCCGGTGGCCGCGTCACCTGGGCACCGGCCCCCGGCGAGGGCGACGTGCTGCACCTGGGCCTGTCGCTGGCCCGCGAGGCCTACGACAACCCGGGCGGCAACGGCACGCCGGGCCTGAAGATCCGCCCGCGTCCGGCCGGCCATCTGTCCGACGAGAGCCGCCTGACCCTGGTCGACTTCTCCGCCGGCCGCGATACCGACGTCAACAAGTGGTCGCTGGAATATGCGCAGGTGCGCGGCCCGCTGTCATGGCAGGGCGAATTCAGCGGCGCCACCTTCGATGATGGTGCCCAGCGCGGTGGTGTGATGGCCGCCTACGGCATGCTCAGCTGGTTCGTCACCGGCGAGAGCCGCGCCTACGACCGCAAGACCGGCCGCTTCGCCCGGGTCAAGAACATCCGTCACAAGGCCGGTGCCTTCGAAGTGGCCCTGCGCTACGACCAGATGTGGGGCGCACAGCACCTCGATGGCCAACCCGACCTGCGCCGTGGCAGCACCGAAGGCTGGACGCTGGGCGGCAACTGGTACCTGCGCGACAACCTGCGCTTCATGCTCAACGTGATCGAAAGCCGCAACCGCGATCGCCTGGCCGGCACCACGGTGGACCGCACGCGCGCGGTCACCGGGCGCCTGCAGTTCGATTTCTAAACGTCAGCCCCCTTCCACTTCCCCACATCCTGATTTTTCAAGGAGTCCGCAGATGATGCTGAGCATCCTCGGCTTTGGCATGGTCATTACGTTCATGTACTTGATCATGAGCAAACGACTGTCGCCACTCGTTGCCCTGATCACCATCCCCATCATCTTCGCCCTGATCGGTGGCTTCGCTGCCGGCATCGACGAAATGATGCTGGAAGGCATCAAGAAGATCGCGCCGACCGGCGTGATGCTGATGTTCGCCATCCTCTACTTCGGCGTGATGATCGATGCGGGCCTGTTCGATCCGCTGGTGCGGATCATCCTGCGCTTCGTCAAGGGCGACCCGATGAAGATCGTGCTCGGCACCGCCGTGTTGGCGATGCTGATCTCGCTCGATGGCGATGGTTCGACCACCTACATGATCACCGTCTCGGCGATGCTGCCGCTGTACCAGCGGTTGGGCATGAACGCGCTGAACATGACCTGCGTGACCATTCTCGCTGGTGGCGTGATGAACCTGACGCCGTGGGGTGGCCCGACCGCACGCGCGGCCACCGCACTGCACGTGGACCCGGCCGATGTGTTCGTGCCGCTGATTCCGTCGATGGTGATCGCCTGCGCCGGTGTACTGCTGCTGGCCTGGTACCTGGGCATGAAGGAGCGCCGTCGCCTCGGCGTGGTAACCCTGCCCAAGGGTGGCAGCTGGATGGACAACAGCGTGTCCGACGACGGCAACACGCTGCCGACCGTGGAAGACGCCGAAGACACCAAGCGCCCCAGGCTGCTGTGGGTCAACCTGGCACTGACCGTGGCCCTGATGAGCGCCCTCATCATCGGCGTACTGCCGATGCCGGTGCTGTTCATGATCGGCTTCGCCATCGCGCTGGTGATCAACTACCCGAACCTGGCCGAACAGCGCCGCCGCGTGGTCAGCCATGCCGGCAGCGTGCTGTCGGTGGTGGCGCTGATCTTCGCTGCGGGCATCTTCACCGGCATCCTCAACAACACCGGCATGGTCGAAGCGATGTCGCACAGCTTCCTGGCGATCATTCCCGACAGCTGGGGCCCCTACCTGGCGGTGATCACCGCGGTGGCCTCGATGCCGTTCACCTTTTTCATGTCCAACGACGCGTTCTACTTCGGCGTGCTGCCGATCCTGTCCGAAGCGGCCGGCAATTACGGCATCACGCCGGTGGAAATGGCCCGCGCGTCGCTGGCCGGGCAACCGGTGCACCTGCTCAGCCCGCTGGTGCCGTCCACCTACCTGCTGGTGGGACTGGCCAAGGTCGAGTTCGCCGACCACCAGAAATTCACCCTGAAGTGGGCGATCGCCATTTCGTTGTTGCTGATGATCGGCGGCCTGTTGTTCGGGCTCTATCCCTTCACGACCTGATTCCCTTATCAAGGAGCGTTCTGCAATGACTCTTCGAATTGCCTACGTCACCAGCGGGATGGGCAGTGTCGGCACTGCCATCTGCCAGAGCCTGGCCCGTTCCGGCCATACCGTGGTCGCCGGCTGCGCACCGAACTCGCCGCGCAAGGCCAACTGGCTGCGCGAGCAGCGCGAACAGGGCTTTGATTTCATCGCCTCCGAAGGCAATGCGACCGATTGGGCGTCGACCACGGCGGCCTTCGCCAAGGTGCGTGCCGAAGTCGGCGAGGTGGACGTGCTGGTCAACAACTCCGGCGGCAGCCGCGACCTGCTGTTCCGGCAGATGACGGTGGAGGACTGGAATGCAGTGATCGCCTCCAATCTCAACTCGCTGTTCAACCTGACCAAGCAGGTGGTTGATGGCATGGCCACCCGTGGCTGGGGCCGCATCATCAACATCGGTTCGGTCAGCGCCCACAAGGGCCAGATCGGCCAGGTGAACTACGCCACGGCAAAAGCCGCGATGCACGGTTTCAGCCGTGCGCTGGCCGCTGAAGTCGCCTCGCGCGGGGTCACCGTCAACACACTGTCGCCGGGCTACATCGCCAGCCAGGCGATCAGCAGCTTCCCACCGGACGTGCTGGATCGACTGGCCGCGTCGGTGCCGGTGCGGCGTCTGGGTCGCCCGGAAGAAGTGGCGGGCCTGTGTGCCTGGCTGGCTTCGGATGAAGCCTCCTACGTGACCGGTGCGGACTATCCGGTCAACGGTGGCCTGTACATGGGCTAGCGCTTTCCCACGCAGGGCGTGGATCTACGTCCCTCCCCCGGTAGATTCACGCTCTGCGCGGCTTCTCCCCGCGACGCCGTTCGTTGGTTTTTCGTAAACAAGGTTTCATGTTCCGTTCGCATAGTGGCCACGCACCGCGCCCCCGGGCCGGTGACCATCCCCCATGCAATGGACCATCATGCAGACCCGATACCTGACGATCGCCGTGGCGATCGCGCTTTCCGCCGCCAGCGCCCACGCCGCTGAAGCCACCGACGCCACCGCCGATACCGCGCTGAGCGCGCAGACGCTGGATACCGTCTCGGTCATCGGCCAGGGCGAGACCCGCCAGGTGCAGCGCATCACCACCGTCGACAAGCAGGTATTGCCGCCGGGTACCAGCGGCCAGAAGATCCTCGACCGCCTGCCCGGCGTGTCGGTGCAGTCCAACGATGCGTTCGGTGCGAATGAAGAATCGCAGACCATCAGCCTGCGCGGCTTCGACAAGAGCCGCCTGGGTTACACGCTGGACGGCATTCCGCTGGGCGACAACAGCTACGGCAACTACAACGGCCTGAGCATCGCCCGTGCACTGATCGCCGAAAACCTGGCAGGCGCCGAGCTGTCGCAGGGCATCGGTTCGCTGGGCGTGGCCTCGACCAGCAACCTGGGCGGCACCATCCAGTACTTCTCGATGGATCCGTCCACCGAGTTCGGCGGCCGCGCCAGCATCACCGCGGGTGATGACAACCAGCGCCGCGGCTACCTGCGCGTGGACACCGGCGACATCAACGGTTTCTCGGCCTATGTCTCCGGCGTGCACCAGGACCAGGACATGTGGGCCGCGCCGTATCAGAACCAGACCACCCGCCAGTTCAACGCCAAGGCGGTGTGGAACGTGGGCGACAACCGCTTCGGCGCCTTCGTCGCCACCTCGCGCGCCAGCCAGGCCAACTATGCCTACCTGTCCAAGGACATGCTGGCGCGCGGCCTGGGTTATGACTGGAACATCTATGCACCGGACTGGGATCGCGCGGTCGCGGCTGCATACTGCGCACCGGGTACCTACAACAAGGCGCGCTGTGCGTTCAGCGGCGGCGTCAACAGCATCGACGATGCGTACTACCAGAGCCGTGCGCTGCGCGACGACAACCTGTACTCGATCGACGCCGACATCCGCCTGGGTGATCAGGGCCGCCTGAAGCTGCTGGGCTACCACCATGAGAACCGTGGCCAGGGCCACTGGTGGGCGCCGGGCCAGCCGTCCTACCCGGGCACCGACAAGATGCTGCCGATCTCGATCCGCAGCACCAACTACACCATCAACCGCGACGGCGTGACCGCCGCGCTGTCGTGGACGGTGGGCATCCATGAGCTGGAAGCCGGTGTGTGGTACGAACAGAACGACCATAACGTCTCGCGCAATTTCTACTACATCAGCGGCCCGTTCCTGGACGACCTGTACCTGCAGAACCCGGACCGCCGCCTGTTCAACCAGGACTTCGACATCCGTACCCGCCAGTTCTACGTGCAGGACCGGATGCGCTTCCTCGACCAGCGCCTGACCGTGGACGTGGGCATCAAGAGCCCCAACACGCGCATGACCGCCAAGGCCCAGCCGGGCGTGGAAACCAGCATTGCCTCGGGCACGCTGACCGCGAAGGAATCGGTATTGCCGCAGCTGGGTGTGGGCTTCAAGCTCAACGCCAACAACGAAGTATTCGCCTCGTATGCCGAGAACATCGCTGCCTTCGTCGGCGGCGGCAGCGGCGGCCCGCTGCAGGTGTCGCCGGAATCGTTCGCCGCCAGCGCAGGCCTGGAGCCGGAGAAGTCCAAGAGCCTGGAAGCGGGTTTCCGTACCTTCGGTGAGAAATACCAGGCGTCTATCGCGGCCTACAACGTTACGTTCGACAACCGCCTGCTGTCGTTGAACCCGTGCTCGAGTATCGAAGTCGGCACGCGGCCGGAGTGCGTGACGCGCTTCATCAACGTCGGTTCGGTGAAGAGCCACGGTGCCGAGCTGACCTTCATCCTCAAGCCCGTGGATGGCCTGCAGTGGTACAACGCGCTGTCCTGGAACAAGACCACCTACGAGGATGACTACACTTCGGGCGGTGCGATCGTGCCGGTGGCCGGCAAGATCACCGTGGATACGCCGCAGCGCATGGCGTCCAGCGAGATCAGCTGGAACCGCGACGGCTTCTTCGCCAGCCTGCGCGCCAAGTACACCGGCAAGCGCTACTACACCTACACCAACGACCAGTCGGTGCCGGGCGTGACCACCTTCGATGCGGGCGCCGGTTACGACTTCGGCCCGGGCCTGGGTCTGCGCAACGTGCGGGTGTCGTTGAATGCGACCAACCTGACCAACAAGCGCTATGCCGGCCAGCTGAGTTCGTTCGCACCGACCGATCCGAAGGGCACGCGGTATGCGATCCATGCGAGTGCGCCGCGACAGGTGTTCATGACGGTGGCGGCGGAGTTCTAAGTCGAAAGCGGGCGCTGCGGCGCGTTGATTGTTCCTGCATGGCACGGGTAGGCAGGCCCATGCAGGACACGCCGTAAACCCATCCATGAAGTGACCCCCGGAAGTTGGACACCCCGTCCAACTCCGAGGATTTCATGAATAGGTATGACGCGCGCTTCAAACTTCAGGTCGCCAAGGAGGCCTGCAAGACCTCCACATCCGTCAAGGCGGTGGCCCGTCGCCACGGTCTGGAGTTTTCGACGGTCCGGCGTTGGGCAGCGACCTACCGGCTGCATGGTTGGCGTGGGTTTCACCGCAAAGTCCGGTCCTACGATCTCCAGTTCAAGCTGGATGTCCTTGAAAAGATGCGTCAAGAAGGGATGTCTGGGCGCGAGGCCACGACCTATTTCCAGATCGGAGATGCCGGCGCGGTGGGGCAATGGCAACGGCTGTATGCTGACGGTGGCGCCCAAGCGTTGGCGCCGCCACCATTACCGCCCCCAAAGCCGATGAAGAAGACCCGCTCGTCCAAGCCAGCCGAGGACATGAGCCGCGATGAGCTCCTTAAGGAAGTAGCCTACCTGCGTGCGGAGACGGCCTACTTAAAAAAGCTCGATGCCTTGATCCAGGAAGAGCAGGCGGCACAGCGCACAAAGCGCAAGCCGTCCAAGGATTGAGGCAGGCCCACTCCCTGCCGCTTTTGCTCGAGGCGGCCGAGTTGTCGCGCAGCACGTTCTATTACCAGGTTCATGCCTTGGCCCATCCTGATGAGGGCGAGGTGGAACTGCGTGAGCGCATCCGCGCGATTTACGACGAAAGCCAAGGGCGCTATGGCTACCGCCGCATAACACTGGAACTGGCCAATCGGGGCGAGGCGATCAACCACAAGCGGGTGCAGCGCCTGATGGCCGAGCTGGGCCTGCAGTCGCGCGTACGCATCAAGCGCTACCGCGCGTTCAAGGGCACAGCCAATGTCGTGGTTCCCAACGAACTGGACCGTCAGTTTGAAGCCGAAATTCCCAACCAGAAGTGGGTGACCGATGTAACCGAGTTCAAAGTGCAGGGCATGAAGCTCTATCTTTCGCCGATCATGGACCTCTACAACGGCGAAATCGTGGCCTACCAGATGAAGCGTCGGCCGGTGTTCGATCTGGTGGGTCAGATGCTGGATCAGGCGATCAAAAAGCTCTCACCCGAAGATCGACCGATGATCCACTCTGACCAGGGATGGCACTACCAGCACGAGAACTACCGGCACAAGCTCGAGAGGCGCGGCCTGAAACAAAGCATGTCCCGACGTGGCAACTGCCTGGACAACGCGGCCATGGAGAGTTTCTTCGGGACACTGAAGTCGGAATTTTTCTACCTGAACAGCTTTGACAGTATCGAAAGCCTGGAAGCGGGCCTGGTTGAGTACATCAGGTACTACAACGAAGACCGCATCAAGCTGAAGTTGAAGGGCATGAGCCCGGTAAAGTACCGGGAACAGGCCAAGCTGGCCGCCTGACCGCCCAACTGTCCAGCTTTTGGGGGTCACTTCACCATGGGGGCTCGATGGCGCCATCCATGGCGCCAACGGTCCTGCATGGGCCTGCCTACCCGCGCTGGACAGTTCCCCGCGCCGGCGCGGAGGCAATGGAAAGCAAGAGCAAAAGCAAAGAGCCGGGCGGTGCCCGGCTCTTTGCTTTTCAAGCGCAACCCCTTCGGCGCGGTGATGTGCTGCCGCCCGCGCGGGAAACTGTCTGGCGGCGGTGGGGCACCCTGGTCAGGACCGTGAGGCGCATGGATGCGCCGATCGAGCCCCCATGGATGGGTTTACGGCGTGTCCTGGCCAGGGTGCCCCACCGCCGCCAACCGATATCAATCGAGGCGCCAGCGCATCATCCCGCCAACGCATTTCATTCCGGCGCCAGCTGGTCCATCCGGATGCGGTTGGCGAACAGCGAGAACGCCAGCATGCCGGCCAGGCCATTCGCCCGGCTCATCCAGTGCGGCAGCCAACGCGGTGGCTTCAGCACGCCTGATTCGAACAGCGGCGAGAACGCGATCGCATCGGTCAGGCTCATCTTGCCCGCGAACAACCAGCGGCAGACCTGCAGGCGATCTTCGGCCAGCATGTGGCGGAAGAAGGTATGCACCGACACCAGACCGCGCAGGTACACCG contains these protein-coding regions:
- a CDS encoding OprO/OprP family phosphate-selective porin, with protein sequence MMALAALAAPAFAEDERPVTATVGGRLHLDFATFDNDNRGTPNKDDTEIRRAWLDVSGKFFVVDYKLEADFSGDRVEAKDVYLSRSFGDAGRLTVGQFKQYFSLDDRTGSNYGSFLERGNAGTTLAPLYRLGASWQANPGDFTWAASVYSLESIDAWQVKGRAAGGRVTWAPAPGEGDVLHLGLSLAREAYDNPGGNGTPGLKIRPRPAGHLSDESRLTLVDFSAGRDTDVNKWSLEYAQVRGPLSWQGEFSGATFDDGAQRGGVMAAYGMLSWFVTGESRAYDRKTGRFARVKNIRHKAGAFEVALRYDQMWGAQHLDGQPDLRRGSTEGWTLGGNWYLRDNLRFMLNVIESRNRDRLAGTTVDRTRAVTGRLQFDF
- a CDS encoding TonB-dependent receptor; translation: MQTRYLTIAVAIALSAASAHAAEATDATADTALSAQTLDTVSVIGQGETRQVQRITTVDKQVLPPGTSGQKILDRLPGVSVQSNDAFGANEESQTISLRGFDKSRLGYTLDGIPLGDNSYGNYNGLSIARALIAENLAGAELSQGIGSLGVASTSNLGGTIQYFSMDPSTEFGGRASITAGDDNQRRGYLRVDTGDINGFSAYVSGVHQDQDMWAAPYQNQTTRQFNAKAVWNVGDNRFGAFVATSRASQANYAYLSKDMLARGLGYDWNIYAPDWDRAVAAAYCAPGTYNKARCAFSGGVNSIDDAYYQSRALRDDNLYSIDADIRLGDQGRLKLLGYHHENRGQGHWWAPGQPSYPGTDKMLPISIRSTNYTINRDGVTAALSWTVGIHELEAGVWYEQNDHNVSRNFYYISGPFLDDLYLQNPDRRLFNQDFDIRTRQFYVQDRMRFLDQRLTVDVGIKSPNTRMTAKAQPGVETSIASGTLTAKESVLPQLGVGFKLNANNEVFASYAENIAAFVGGGSGGPLQVSPESFAASAGLEPEKSKSLEAGFRTFGEKYQASIAAYNVTFDNRLLSLNPCSSIEVGTRPECVTRFINVGSVKSHGAELTFILKPVDGLQWYNALSWNKTTYEDDYTSGGAIVPVAGKITVDTPQRMASSEISWNRDGFFASLRAKYTGKRYYTYTNDQSVPGVTTFDAGAGYDFGPGLGLRNVRVSLNATNLTNKRYAGQLSSFAPTDPKGTRYAIHASAPRQVFMTVAAEF
- a CDS encoding response regulator: MRLLLVEDNPDLADAIIRRMRRSGHAVDWQADGLAAASVLRYQSFDLVVLDIGLPKLDGLRVLAGMRERGDSTPVLMLTARDGIEDRVQALDVGADDYLGKPFDFREFEARCRVLLRRARGQASEVVQIGGFQFDNAAHRVTLDGEPIELPNREYRLLEILVGRMGQVVGKDEIGNGLFGFDDEAGPNAIELYIGRLRRKLASAPLRITTVRGVGYLLEASDGSSDTDG
- the phbB gene encoding acetoacetyl-CoA reductase, translated to MTLRIAYVTSGMGSVGTAICQSLARSGHTVVAGCAPNSPRKANWLREQREQGFDFIASEGNATDWASTTAAFAKVRAEVGEVDVLVNNSGGSRDLLFRQMTVEDWNAVIASNLNSLFNLTKQVVDGMATRGWGRIINIGSVSAHKGQIGQVNYATAKAAMHGFSRALAAEVASRGVTVNTLSPGYIASQAISSFPPDVLDRLAASVPVRRLGRPEEVAGLCAWLASDEASYVTGADYPVNGGLYMG
- a CDS encoding IS3 family transposase (programmed frameshift) — protein: MNRYDARFKLQVAKEACKTSTSVKAVARRHGLEFSTVRRWAATYRLHGWRGFHRKVRSYDLQFKLDVLEKMRQEGMSGREATTYFQIGDAGAVGQWQRLYADGGAQALAPPPLPPPKPMKKTRSSKPAEDMSRDELLKEVAYLRAETAYLKKPRCLDPGRAGGTAHKAQAVQGLRQAHSLPLLLEAAELSRSTFYYQVHALAHPDEGEVELRERIRAIYDESQGRYGYRRITLELANRGEAINHKRVQRLMAELGLQSRVRIKRYRAFKGTANVVVPNELDRQFEAEIPNQKWVTDVTEFKVQGMKLYLSPIMDLYNGEIVAYQMKRRPVFDLVGQMLDQAIKKLSPEDRPMIHSDQGWHYQHENYRHKLERRGLKQSMSRRGNCLDNAAMESFFGTLKSEFFYLNSFDSIESLEAGLVEYIRYYNEDRIKLKLKGMSPVKYREQAKLAA
- a CDS encoding response regulator, whose amino-acid sequence is MSEYTILIADDHPLLRSAVVQSLRQSLPLAQVREVASAEALAAALDAQPDVDLVLLDLTMPGAHGFSALLHVRGSHPDIPVVILSSNDHPRVIRRAQQFGAAGFIPKSAPAETIGEAVAAVLDGGLWFPAMAAERSEADALLASRLAQLTPQQFRVLLCLADGLLNKQIAYELGLAENTVKVHVTAILKKLECHSRTQAAVLVKALEPEGDARAGLDG
- a CDS encoding ABC transporter substrate-binding protein, encoding MIRLFAATVALLLAVPALAAPGDVRRFPAQGTATAQLRIHGTTDIEVFAEVIADYQRLHPGSEVVYEDIITQDLYARYLHDRAGPASPDLLISSGMDLQTKLVNDGRALPHRSVQTQALPAWAQWRGEAFGISYEPVVMVYNTRRLPAAKVPHTRRQLLDLLRAEGTPLRGKVGTYDIERSSVGYLLATQDAQRGSIAGALLGALGDNAVVREERTGVLLDQVASGQLSLVYNVLGSYAQARIDAGAPLAIVEPEDYTLVVLRTAVIPRTAAHPQEARRFLDYLLSPRGQQVLAREARLMPIVRGDAGGDDAPGRSRRPIQLGPGLLVYLDALKRRQFLDAWRSSVEPAGR
- a CDS encoding CitMHS family transporter — its product is MLSILGFGMVITFMYLIMSKRLSPLVALITIPIIFALIGGFAAGIDEMMLEGIKKIAPTGVMLMFAILYFGVMIDAGLFDPLVRIILRFVKGDPMKIVLGTAVLAMLISLDGDGSTTYMITVSAMLPLYQRLGMNALNMTCVTILAGGVMNLTPWGGPTARAATALHVDPADVFVPLIPSMVIACAGVLLLAWYLGMKERRRLGVVTLPKGGSWMDNSVSDDGNTLPTVEDAEDTKRPRLLWVNLALTVALMSALIIGVLPMPVLFMIGFAIALVINYPNLAEQRRRVVSHAGSVLSVVALIFAAGIFTGILNNTGMVEAMSHSFLAIIPDSWGPYLAVITAVASMPFTFFMSNDAFYFGVLPILSEAAGNYGITPVEMARASLAGQPVHLLSPLVPSTYLLVGLAKVEFADHQKFTLKWAIAISLLLMIGGLLFGLYPFTT
- a CDS encoding sensor histidine kinase N-terminal domain-containing protein; its protein translation is MADARAAPAAPGSLRRTLLLYLGALLAVFAVALLFAARDYGQRAANRSYDHLLVSSALSIADSVALVDGQWQVDLPYAALDLLAMAPEDRVFYRVADSRGNLITGYGDLPASPRRPGTQPQLFDAAYSGETVRFVVVGRSFAAASAQGEVQVQVGQTRRAREAVAQELVNRALLAIGVLSGLLLALVAFGVHRAFRPLVRVERELSRREPSDLKPLDARVPREMDQMVAALNRFMERLSSSNETLRAFMAEAAHQMRTPLAALRAQAQLALDDDDPQDMRRSLLAIERNATHMSRLLNQLLSDASVIHRSHLQRFATVDLAETVHQALHEALPQAGPAPRVQLAMTAEPVQVRGDALLLREAIKNLVDNALKYGGDGPLQIALTAEGAHAVLTIADHGTGIAAADAERVFERFARGEGAPSGGAGLGLAIVKRVVDSHGGQIDLSNRPQGGLVATIRLPRSST